The sequence TGAGGTACTCAGTTGAACAGAAACAATAAAGAAGCTAAactcaatttctttcttttactgAGGAAATTGAAAGACTTCATTACTTTTGAGGACTCCAGGAAAACGAGCACTTTTTGGTACCAAGGCAAATGAAGTGGAGTTCATAACTTGTAGTTGAAGGctatgttgcttggactcttcaaaaatatcaagGGGTGCGTGTCAGATTCTCCAAAAACACGCATTCACCAAAAGTAGTgtgtttttggagaattcaacACGGGTGCGGTACCGAAGTGAAGAGTCCGCGCAACTAAGGTTGAAGGAGGAGTATTTGATCTTTAACCAGTTTTGCCCAACATATAAGATACAAAACTATTCCAGAGTCTGTGTCTTCCAAAACATATGGCCAGTACTGATCCTAGGCACTATATATTTGTATAGGTAACAACATAATGGTATCACCAAGTAGAGTTTGACTTACTGATCTCAATGAAATTTTAAGACTCGTTGGGGATGCTTTCTTCAGCGATTGGATGGCTGAAGAGATCCAGTCATCCTTCTTGTTCAAAGCCTCATTTTCCTGTTGATGATTCATGCAGCGATCACATGAAGTATTCTGATAACTTAttttatcaacattttataaagtaatttcACCACAGAACAAAAGAATGCATCAAATAACCATTCATCTCTTAAACTTACTAGAGAAGATATGATTTCTTCGATTGTTCTTCGAGAGAAACAGCGATCAATAATCTTCATCCTACATACATAAAATTGGAGAACTGAAACAGGTGCACATAGTCTTGCACTTCTAATGGCCATATAAAGTAGAGTGAACATAGTTTTGCAACAACAGGAAGAAAAGTAACACAAAAGCAAAATAACTAATAAGATAGAGCAGAAATGATTTCTGTTATATACCATTAATACCATGCTCTTTAATAAGTTTTAAAGAAAACCCATGGATATTAAAGGAACTCACTTGTGATAAGGACTTTCTGCTTTCAACTTTGGTATGTCTGAGAAGCGACTAATGATGGTAGAAATAACATATGGATCACTCGTATTGACTTTAGCTAGCGCTTGTTCTAAAAATGGCAACCTCTGTGAACACAAAGAAGATCCGAAAGCATTCAAATTAGATAAGAGACAGGAGAGTGTTATGCCACCTGACTGGAGATGTATATCAAGATCTCCGAACTGATTAATCGTGATGCCAAATattcatgtaaaaaaaaatacaaacttcAGTATAAAAAAACATCAGGAAAGGTTGTCTACCACCCAGAAATCCACAATCTAGCATATAAGGCGGCGACCAGTGGCTAAAGGAAGATCCCACAAATTCATTTAAGAGCCATCGCACAAAGGGTTGATAATTCCAGATTCGAAACACACCTGATTAGCTTGGGCACTGTTTGACAAGGTAATTAGAAGACACGAATAATTTTTCTCCAAATATTTTGAATCCATATATTTCGGTACCCAATCGACATAAGGAATTTCATATTTACATACTGTACTCTGCATGATACATCTGTAAAGCTCTACTACTTATTAGTTGAGAAAAGAGACAATGAGAGACTAATCTATAGGCACCAAGTTATTGAACCTGCTGATGCCACACAGAAACTAAGTAGAACAATTTGTAGTTTACATCCTGGCCCACTGGAGGTCTAATATTGACCACAGTCCTTCAGAAACCTTTTATATCCAGACTACATTGGGACCAAAGTGGACGCCCAAATGTGAGAAACACGGTCAAAATTGGCAGAAAATAGACTCCCTTTTTTGGATAGGTGGGGGAAATTAAAATTCCTAAGAGAACCAATGAAAAGGCAATGAGAATTGAGACCTATATAACAAATGAAGATTACCATCACAGCATATGCATAATATCTTCCGCAGTCGGTGAACTGGCAATTAGTTATTACATTACATGTCTGCCAATATCAATTTTGCCATTTTATAGACCATTCAGTTTGGACATTTTAGTAACAGAAGTCCTACAACATCTGTTATAGAAGCAATTCAAAATGGCCAGAAAGTGCTGGATACCTCCGAGGGTACAAAATGAGTTGCTAGACCACAAGCAAGCATTTCAGCACCATCCAACCTAGCACCAGTAAGACCAGCATATTCCCCTGCCAAAGATTATAAGAACGTAGTTGAGGGAAAAAAGACAGTTATTTAACTATTTGTACCGAAAAATTTCTCCACGCATCATAACAACACAGGAATTAGTCTTCCCCAACGAAAGACCACggcaaaaaaaattgaatcacaTTCTTCAAGCATCCTTGTAGAAGAAGATGCCTTGCATGTATTCAAAGGCTATTTTACATTTCTAATGACAAAGCATTCAGTAATGACCATGAAAACTAAGGCCTAATACTGATGGCCTGAACAAATTCAGCAATCACTGTGAAAACCAAGGCCAACATCAGGCAAATATCCCACAGAAGTTGTAGGGAAAAAATATAAGAGATATCCTAAAAAGCTTTGACCTAGATGTAATCATATTACGAGTgtgaaatattatttgaaatgaGAAAAGCTCGAGATCAAGAATGCAAACAGTGGAAATAGATATAAAACGTAGAAAAATTTCAGAAACTTTTAGAGAAGATGCACCAAAGGAACACAATGGCTGCTGCTTTGCCACAGGGGAATGTATACAAAGCTTTTGTCCACCTTCTGAAGGAGGAGGAACCAATCTTCCTTTGTCAACTCTTTACACTTCTGGTTTTAAACGTATTGGAAAGAAGCAGCATTAAAAGCAAAGTAGCTGGGGGTGATTATAGTTCTCAAGATAGACTCCAACTAGCCAAGCTTGAGCAACCATGTAGTGACATAAATTCAGACACTGACAACAAGTGATAACGCCATGATGAAACTTGAATGAACTTTATCTAGCAGTATGTTTTTTATTAATCTGAACTTTGTTACAAGTGGATTTACCAAAGAATCCTGGAAGCCTCGAATAGAAGTAAGAGGCACCTACATCAGGAAAGAGTCCTAAAGCTGTTTCAGGCATAGCACAAACCTACAGGAAAAAAGAACATGAGAATATGCGGACATGAAGTTTCTGATACCAGTTTATACATAGCAAACACCAATCAAGTTTGAAAGAGTGTAAGTATTACGCCAAGATAAACATAAACTCTGAATTCAATCCCATATTTACCAACTAAAACTCATGCAGAAATAGAGTCTGTAAGGTTTTCCTCTAATTTTTCTGAAACTATTCCACATGAATGTCAGGTATTGTTTCATTCCGCAAGAAAGCCCCACAAAATATAGAGACACATTTCAAGCAAATGTCAATTAATGTGGGAAAGGTCAAATACAAAAGGAAAGCAAGATTGAAAAACTGAATCTATTACTCAAGAAGATGCAATACCGACTTCTCTGTTGCAACTCGAAATCTCCCATGTACAGAAGCACCAAGTCCACCTCCCATGACAATTCCATTAAGGATAGAAACCTTCAAGGGGCATTCCAAATAAGATTAATGAATTCCTCAGGGAAATGTAtcaaaatactaaaattataCATAACCTAAGTTAACCTGGGGTTTACTATATGTTCCCATCAAATAGTTAAGGGTGAATTCTTCACGGAAATAATCAGCACCCAGTTTCCAGTTACCTGAAagcataaataacaaaaaaaaaaaaaaagaacagatTAAATATGTGCAAACTTTTTCAGTGTGTCACCATTCGACACGCATATCCTAGATGTGATTTTAGACTGTTCTGTAACGGCTATACTTCCACGTGCACTACTTTCTCTGTCTGTTCTGTTTCTTCTACAAATTAGCAGTGTAAGACTGTAAGCTTTCAAAAGATGGTCAATTCAAGAAGGGGGAACACTGTCAGTATATAATACAATATGACAAGACTTGTCATACCATCTCGGAGAATAATCCATCATATCCCATAAATACTGTTGCGTGTTCGGCATTTAACTGGAGGACAATTATTTACTAGTTAAGATCTATTAGTTATTGTATCCTACATAGCTTCAGGCTTCTATATAAAGAGCCACTTTGGTACATTGTTGAACATCAGTACAGAAGCATTCCCTCTTGTGCATAGGGTGCCAAAATCAGAGCCAAGgagaaaaaatatagaagttCAGATCATTTTGGTATCAGAAAAGTTTTTTCCCATCAAAGTTAGTGAAGTGTTCACTTGGTGCCTCAATAGATGAGTTGATTAAGTCATCAAATTAGTCAACTGATTCAAAAGTAGCTCCATATCCACGAGACAAACacataagtcaaaaatcagaaCCTATGTCAGACACACTTTGAGCGCCACCGCAAACAATTACTCACTAGTGTGGAAGCCCACACATCAGACTTTATCCAGTCTGTTCCATGCCAACACCATGTTATCTGCCAAGACAAGTCTAGTCAATTGCTATGCCAATAATTTAGTCACGCCTATCTCATAAGTTCAAGCAGCAGTATAAACATGCAATGTCACCGCACATGTCCATATCTTTCAGTTGTGGTTTCTAGAGTTGTATATGACACATTCCACAAATTCAAGGTGGTCAAGTATTTGCTATTATCTCTGTTGCATATT comes from Solanum pennellii chromosome 1, SPENNV200 and encodes:
- the LOC107008553 gene encoding 3-hydroxyisobutyryl-CoA hydrolase 1-like produces the protein MAQSSSNNGGTDQVLVEERASVRIIILNRPKQLNALSFPMISRLLELFHASEGDSNVKMIILKGNGRSFCAGGDVTAVVRNVRQGNWKLGADYFREEFTLNYLMGTYSKPQVSILNGIVMGGGLGASVHGRFRVATEKSVCAMPETALGLFPDVGASYFYSRLPGFFGEYAGLTGARLDGAEMLACGLATHFVPSERLPFLEQALAKVNTSDPYVISTIISRFSDIPKLKAESPYHKMKIIDRCFSRRTIEEIISSLENEALNKKDDWISSAIQSLKKASPTSLKISLRSIREGRLQGVGSCLVREYRMVCHVLRGEFSKDFFEGCRALLIDKDKNPKWEPSRLELIRDDDVDRYFSKIDDEDWEDLKLPPRSNLPPYAIAKL